The following proteins are encoded in a genomic region of Ornithinibacillus sp. 4-3:
- a CDS encoding ABC transporter substrate-binding protein, giving the protein MDYIVRKRKGIGKAYLILLLAMMALLVACSNDDGDATDEKVAEQEVENEEEGLEENNEAEEVGLTLENDGIDEADLNEALEEFPEEIPERLITTSVPLAEMLSLLDITPVGVPTSTNPLPEDFKDIDQIGSPMAPDLEVITELSPDLVLGAESLRSSLEESLGGMDLPTAYLRTDSFDDLKLAFKALGTYYGKTEEMNEKLQSILDKENELVQLMEDETLPSVMLMIGTSDSFMVMSDQSYLGSLVDRLGAENIATTLLNVESTYSTMNMEDIVVADPDLILVLASGDHGATEEMFEKEVENNDLWKTLSAYENDNIHILDYEVFGVTSILNVETALSEVVNFFIE; this is encoded by the coding sequence ATGGATTACATAGTAAGAAAGAGAAAAGGGATAGGAAAAGCCTATCTTATTTTATTGTTAGCAATGATGGCTTTATTAGTTGCTTGTAGCAATGACGATGGAGATGCTACAGATGAGAAAGTAGCAGAACAAGAGGTAGAGAATGAAGAAGAAGGCCTAGAAGAAAATAATGAAGCAGAAGAAGTTGGTTTGACATTAGAAAATGATGGAATAGATGAAGCAGACTTGAATGAAGCATTGGAAGAATTTCCTGAAGAGATCCCAGAACGATTAATCACTACTTCTGTACCACTAGCAGAAATGCTTTCTCTGCTTGATATAACTCCAGTAGGTGTTCCCACTTCTACAAACCCACTGCCAGAGGATTTTAAAGATATTGATCAAATTGGATCACCGATGGCACCAGATTTAGAAGTCATTACTGAATTATCACCTGATTTAGTACTTGGAGCTGAATCACTTCGTAGTTCGTTAGAAGAAAGTTTAGGTGGAATGGATTTACCAACTGCTTATTTACGTACCGATTCATTTGATGATTTAAAGCTAGCTTTTAAAGCATTAGGTACATACTACGGGAAAACAGAAGAAATGAATGAGAAGCTACAATCTATTTTAGATAAAGAAAATGAACTCGTGCAATTAATGGAAGACGAAACATTGCCAAGTGTTATGCTGATGATCGGTACATCTGATTCATTTATGGTGATGAGTGATCAATCTTATTTAGGTAGCTTAGTAGATAGACTAGGAGCAGAAAATATTGCGACAACGCTTCTAAATGTAGAATCAACTTATTCCACAATGAATATGGAAGATATTGTTGTAGCTGATCCAGATCTAATTCTTGTACTTGCCTCAGGTGATCATGGTGCTACAGAAGAAATGTTTGAAAAAGAAGTAGAGAATAATGATTTATGGAAAACACTTTCAGCTTATGAAAATGATAATATTCATATTCTTGATTATGAAGTTTTTGGTGTAACGTCAATTTTGAATGTGGAAACAGCATTATCTGAAGTTGTAAATTTCTTTATTGAGTAA
- a CDS encoding nodulation protein NfeD — MKLIRRIPLIITLTFTFLAGFLGLIDQVKGEGEGKLVYIVPVEKEVERGLEAFLDRAVREATEEGANHIVFEINTPGGRVDAASDIALLLQSMDMPSTSFILNQALSAGSYIALNTDTIYMRPQATMGASGVINQDGTAADEKAQSAWIAAMRGAAESKGRDPQYAVAMADPEVDLSEYGAPAGKFLTLDANTALEVNYSEGTVSNRVELLHELGLSDATIVEMETTFAEEVARFVTSPIVIPILLSVASIGLIVELYSPGFGVAGSMGLLALLLFFYGHFIAGLAGMEAIILLVLGLILIIAEFFVPGGILGILGAGAMIGSLFMAGYDVGHMSLSILIAFVVAIVVFVILYKTIGLERGIFRQIILRDRTMTDQGYVSAVNRYDLVGQQGVTLTPLRPAGTMLLGNDRMDVVSEGVWIENNKKVEIVQVEGMRIVVREVNNDS, encoded by the coding sequence ATGAAGTTAATTAGAAGAATACCGTTAATTATTACATTGACCTTTACTTTTTTAGCTGGTTTTTTAGGACTGATAGATCAAGTAAAAGGAGAAGGTGAAGGGAAATTAGTATATATTGTACCTGTTGAAAAAGAAGTAGAACGGGGATTAGAGGCCTTTTTAGATCGTGCAGTGAGAGAAGCAACAGAGGAAGGGGCAAACCACATTGTTTTTGAAATTAATACACCGGGTGGTCGAGTAGATGCAGCCAGTGATATTGCTCTTTTATTACAAAGTATGGATATGCCATCAACTTCATTTATTTTAAACCAAGCGCTATCTGCTGGTTCTTATATTGCTTTGAATACAGATACGATTTATATGAGACCACAAGCAACAATGGGAGCAAGTGGTGTTATTAATCAAGATGGTACTGCGGCGGATGAAAAAGCTCAATCAGCGTGGATCGCAGCGATGCGAGGAGCAGCTGAATCAAAAGGAAGAGACCCTCAGTATGCTGTTGCAATGGCAGATCCAGAAGTTGATCTTTCAGAATATGGAGCTCCAGCAGGAAAGTTTTTAACATTGGATGCTAATACGGCTTTAGAGGTCAATTATTCAGAAGGTACGGTAAGCAATAGAGTGGAATTATTACATGAGCTTGGACTATCTGATGCAACAATAGTGGAAATGGAAACAACTTTCGCTGAGGAAGTTGCAAGATTTGTTACAAGTCCGATTGTGATTCCTATTTTATTATCGGTTGCGAGTATAGGTTTAATTGTAGAGCTGTATTCTCCAGGCTTTGGGGTAGCTGGATCAATGGGCTTACTTGCTTTATTATTATTTTTCTATGGACATTTTATAGCGGGGTTGGCTGGTATGGAAGCGATAATTCTTTTAGTACTTGGACTCATATTAATCATAGCTGAATTTTTTGTGCCTGGTGGAATACTTGGCATATTAGGGGCCGGGGCCATGATTGGTTCGCTGTTTATGGCTGGCTATGATGTTGGACATATGTCATTAAGTATTTTAATAGCCTTTGTTGTTGCGATTGTTGTATTTGTAATTCTCTATAAAACAATTGGACTAGAAAGAGGAATTTTCCGTCAAATTATTTTAAGAGATCGAACAATGACAGACCAAGGCTATGTGTCTGCAGTAAATCGCTATGATTTAGTAGGTCAACAAGGAGTTACTTTAACACCTTTACGTCCAGCAGGAACAATGCTACTTGGTAATGACCGAATGGATGTCGTATCAGAGGGTGTTTGGATTGAAAATAATAAAAAAGTAGAAATCGTTCAAGTGGAAGGAATGCGAATTGTTGTACGAGAGGTAAATAATGATAGTTAA
- the prmA gene encoding 50S ribosomal protein L11 methyltransferase, whose protein sequence is MKKWLEICIHTTNEAQEAITNIIEEAGVNGVVIEDPLDLTKERDSFFGEIYELDLGNFPKEGIYIKFYLPREANAEKQIEQIKGKIDDLASLGIDLGQNQLTSKEIHEDDWANEWKKYYKPVKISEKITIAPTWEKVENMPEDGLLIELDPGMAFGTGTHPTTMQSVRGLEQYVKPNDTMIDVGCGSGVLSIAGCLIGAQKSYAFDIDPVAINSTKMNAEINGLANLVEARENNLLKDIDTQADVIVANILAEIILLCVDDAYRLLKTDGMFITAGIIQKKKQEVIDKMTAAGFSIVEVNELKDWVSIIAKK, encoded by the coding sequence TTGAAAAAATGGTTAGAAATTTGTATTCATACAACAAATGAAGCACAAGAGGCTATTACAAATATTATTGAAGAAGCTGGTGTTAATGGAGTTGTAATTGAAGATCCATTAGATCTTACGAAAGAAAGAGATAGTTTTTTTGGTGAAATCTATGAGCTTGATCTAGGGAACTTTCCAAAAGAAGGGATATATATAAAGTTTTATCTACCTAGGGAAGCAAATGCAGAGAAACAAATTGAGCAAATTAAAGGGAAGATAGATGATTTAGCAAGTTTGGGTATAGATTTAGGACAAAATCAACTGACTTCAAAGGAAATTCATGAAGATGATTGGGCGAATGAATGGAAGAAATATTATAAACCTGTAAAAATATCAGAAAAAATCACGATTGCACCTACTTGGGAGAAAGTAGAGAATATGCCTGAGGATGGCTTATTAATTGAGTTAGATCCTGGTATGGCATTTGGAACTGGTACACATCCAACAACGATGCAAAGTGTACGTGGTTTAGAACAATATGTGAAACCAAATGATACGATGATAGATGTTGGCTGTGGGTCTGGAGTGCTAAGCATTGCTGGATGTTTAATAGGTGCACAGAAATCCTATGCATTTGATATCGATCCTGTCGCAATTAATAGTACAAAGATGAATGCTGAAATAAATGGACTTGCGAATTTGGTAGAAGCAAGAGAAAACAATCTTTTAAAAGATATTGATACCCAGGCAGATGTTATTGTTGCAAATATTTTAGCAGAAATTATTTTACTTTGTGTTGATGATGCATATCGTCTTTTAAAGACAGACGGGATGTTTATTACAGCAGGAATTATTCAGAAGAAAAAACAAGAGGTTATTGATAAAATGACTGCTGCTGGTTTTTCCATTGTTGAAGTAAATGAATTAAAGGATTGGGTCTCTATTATTGCGAAAAAGTAA
- the dnaJ gene encoding molecular chaperone DnaJ — protein MSKRDYYEVLGVDKNASKQDIRKAYRVLARKYHPDVSKEENAEAKFKEAKEAYEVLSNEEKRAQYDQFGHAGPQSQGFGGSGDFSGFGDIFDMFFGGGGRRPDPNAPQQGNDLQYRMILNFEEAVFGKETEITLPKETDCETCHGSGAKPGTSAKTCTTCHGSGQINVEQNTPFGRIVNRRTCNHCGGTGKIIPEKCTTCHGTGRVTKQVKVKISIPAGIDDGQQIRIAGKGESGINGGPPGDLYVVVEVRPHEYFQREGDNIYCELPLTFAQVALGDEIEVPTVHGKVKLKIPAGTQSGKVFRLKDKGVPNVHGRGVGDQHIQVKVVTPTNLTTKQKEILREFNELGGNDPTEEQEDSIFKRFKKAFKGE, from the coding sequence GTGAGTAAGCGTGATTATTATGAAGTGCTTGGTGTTGATAAAAATGCTTCGAAGCAAGATATTCGTAAAGCATATAGAGTATTAGCTCGAAAATATCATCCAGATGTATCAAAAGAAGAAAATGCAGAGGCAAAGTTCAAAGAAGCGAAAGAAGCATATGAAGTTTTAAGCAATGAGGAAAAACGGGCTCAATATGATCAATTTGGGCATGCAGGACCTCAAAGCCAAGGTTTTGGCGGTAGTGGAGACTTCTCTGGCTTCGGCGATATCTTTGATATGTTCTTTGGTGGTGGAGGCAGACGCCCTGACCCCAATGCACCTCAGCAAGGAAATGATTTGCAATATCGCATGATATTGAATTTTGAGGAAGCTGTTTTTGGAAAAGAAACAGAAATAACACTTCCAAAAGAGACAGATTGTGAGACTTGTCATGGCTCAGGTGCAAAACCTGGAACAAGTGCTAAGACATGTACAACATGTCATGGATCTGGACAAATTAACGTGGAGCAAAATACACCTTTTGGTCGAATTGTAAATCGCCGTACATGTAATCATTGTGGTGGTACTGGAAAAATCATTCCTGAGAAATGTACGACATGTCATGGTACAGGTCGTGTAACAAAACAAGTGAAGGTGAAAATATCAATCCCAGCAGGAATTGATGACGGTCAACAAATTCGTATCGCAGGTAAGGGAGAATCTGGTATAAACGGTGGCCCTCCTGGTGATTTATATGTTGTTGTAGAAGTTCGTCCACATGAGTACTTCCAGCGCGAAGGAGATAATATATACTGTGAGCTGCCTTTAACATTTGCTCAAGTAGCTTTAGGGGATGAAATTGAAGTCCCAACTGTACATGGTAAAGTAAAATTAAAAATCCCAGCTGGAACACAATCAGGCAAAGTCTTTCGTTTGAAAGATAAAGGTGTTCCAAATGTTCATGGTAGAGGCGTAGGTGACCAACATATTCAGGTAAAAGTGGTAACACCAACGAACTTAACAACGAAGCAAAAAGAAATACTACGTGAATTTAATGAGCTAGGTGGAAATGATCCGACAGAAGAACAAGAAGATTCGATTTTTAAAAGATTTAAAAAAGCTTTTAAAGGCGAATAA
- a CDS encoding DinB family protein has translation MTYEVVLPIWDALRTRFLEKAKGLTDEDLKLKLGETTIGSLLYHTGEVEFYFADWFFEKKSDEIKKPSLTSIDELVTYLEESSQFFKEAMSELPDAAWQEEKETQMGKSTPLEAVGRLMYHAGIHAGQITDIKKHGSL, from the coding sequence ATGACATATGAAGTAGTACTACCAATTTGGGATGCACTACGTACACGCTTTTTAGAGAAAGCTAAGGGATTAACAGATGAGGATTTAAAGCTTAAGCTTGGGGAAACAACGATTGGCAGCTTACTTTATCATACTGGAGAGGTAGAATTTTATTTTGCAGATTGGTTCTTCGAGAAGAAAAGCGATGAAATAAAGAAGCCTTCACTAACAAGTATTGATGAGTTAGTAACTTATTTAGAAGAATCTAGTCAATTTTTCAAAGAAGCAATGTCAGAATTACCTGATGCGGCATGGCAAGAAGAAAAAGAGACACAGATGGGTAAATCTACACCATTAGAAGCTGTTGGTAGACTCATGTATCATGCTGGAATTCATGCAGGACAAATTACAGATATAAAGAAACATGGAAGTTTATAA
- a CDS encoding FecCD family ABC transporter permease, with product MSKKVNSGTIIIFTLLLTISMAVVAIGLGSVKIPIPDILQTIFGTSGKVEYNTIIFEIRLPRVLLAMIIGANMAVSGAILQAVVGNPLADPGLTGVTSGAAAFVLIIMLVAPQYSNFIPISAFVGGILAATVVFILAWNRNGISPITIILAGVAVNALAGGVMGYLSVMFSDRLPATVQWMNGSLAAKGNNALSLIVPYAIIGWVISIFAIRKLNIIRMGEQVAANLGENVNRNRILLSLLAVFLAAISVATIGIVGFIGLIVPHMARLIVGSNYKYLLPMSMVLGALVLLVADTGGRTLFAPMEIPAGILMAVVGGPYFLYLMKRRKF from the coding sequence ATGTCGAAAAAAGTAAACAGCGGAACAATTATTATTTTCACTTTGTTGTTAACTATATCTATGGCAGTAGTAGCAATTGGATTAGGTAGTGTAAAAATACCTATTCCAGATATATTACAAACTATATTTGGAACCTCAGGAAAAGTAGAATATAATACGATCATTTTCGAAATACGCCTACCTCGTGTTTTGCTAGCTATGATTATTGGAGCAAATATGGCGGTTTCTGGTGCAATATTGCAGGCAGTAGTAGGAAACCCTTTAGCTGATCCTGGATTGACTGGTGTGACAAGTGGAGCAGCTGCATTTGTATTAATTATTATGTTGGTTGCACCACAGTATTCCAATTTCATTCCAATCTCAGCATTTGTGGGAGGAATACTAGCTGCAACTGTTGTTTTTATACTTGCTTGGAATAGAAATGGTATTTCACCGATAACTATTATACTAGCAGGAGTAGCGGTAAATGCATTAGCTGGTGGAGTAATGGGTTATTTATCTGTTATGTTCAGTGATCGTTTACCCGCAACAGTACAATGGATGAACGGAAGCTTAGCAGCAAAAGGTAATAATGCTTTAAGCTTAATTGTCCCTTATGCCATTATTGGTTGGGTTATTTCGATATTTGCGATACGAAAGCTTAATATCATACGTATGGGAGAACAGGTTGCAGCAAACCTAGGAGAAAATGTAAATCGAAACAGAATTCTGCTCTCATTACTTGCAGTTTTCTTAGCGGCTATTTCTGTAGCAACAATAGGTATAGTTGGATTTATCGGTTTAATTGTGCCACATATGGCAAGATTAATCGTCGGTTCCAATTATAAATATTTACTGCCAATGAGTATGGTACTAGGTGCCCTTGTTTTACTTGTAGCAGACACAGGTGGTAGAACACTCTTTGCACCAATGGAAATCCCAGCAGGAATTTTAATGGCAGTTGTTGGTGGTCCTTATTTTCTATATTTAATGAAAAGGAGGAAGTTCTAA
- a CDS encoding pyridoxamine 5'-phosphate oxidase family protein: MKKEIDLDKHRGMFQSFVEKKRTVILSFVDEDGKPFSSIAPFVKKDNKLYVYISQIAEHHDLADKSEWVDVLLVGDESETKNAFATERLRFTCKPKNLGNDDNEEIFEVFNEVFQPSLMNLLRGLDFSLFELTPHEGRYVVGFGLAFDVTIDGSMFNHVVIDKKK, from the coding sequence TTGAAGAAAGAAATTGATCTAGATAAACACAGAGGGATGTTTCAATCATTCGTTGAGAAAAAACGTACAGTAATATTGAGTTTTGTTGATGAAGATGGAAAACCGTTTAGTAGCATAGCACCTTTTGTGAAAAAAGATAATAAACTCTATGTGTATATTAGTCAGATTGCCGAGCATCATGATTTAGCAGATAAGAGTGAATGGGTAGATGTTTTGCTTGTAGGGGATGAATCTGAAACGAAGAATGCGTTTGCAACAGAACGTCTACGATTTACTTGTAAACCCAAGAATCTTGGTAATGATGACAATGAAGAAATATTTGAAGTGTTTAATGAAGTATTTCAGCCAAGCTTAATGAATTTATTAAGGGGCTTAGATTTTTCATTATTTGAATTAACACCACATGAAGGTCGTTATGTGGTAGGGTTTGGACTAGCTTTTGATGTGACAATAGATGGATCGATGTTTAATCATGTAGTAATAGATAAGAAGAAATAA
- the floA gene encoding flotillin-like protein FloA (flotillin-like protein involved in membrane lipid rafts) translates to MELDIMPIIIIAVILIAIAILFSFVPVMLWISALAAGVKVGLFTLVGMRLRRVVPSRVINPLIKAYKAGLDVTTNQLESHYLAGGNVDRVVNALIAAHRANINLSFERGAAIDLAGRNVLEAVQMSVNPKVIETPFIAGIAMDGIEVKALARITVRANIDRLVGGAGEETVIARVGEGVVSTIGSSKTHKQVLENPDSISHTVLSKGLDSGTAFEILSIDIADVDIGKNIGAILQTDQAQADKNIAQAKAEERRAMAVALEQEMSARVEEMRAHVVEAEAEVPRALAEALRSGKLGVMDYMNYQNISADTDMRNTIGNLSEENHDHNKNDEK, encoded by the coding sequence ATGGAATTAGATATTATGCCAATCATTATCATTGCGGTAATATTAATTGCAATTGCAATTCTATTCTCGTTTGTTCCGGTAATGCTTTGGATTAGCGCTTTGGCAGCGGGTGTTAAAGTGGGATTATTCACTTTAGTCGGAATGCGTTTACGTCGTGTTGTTCCATCACGTGTTATTAATCCGTTGATCAAAGCATACAAAGCAGGACTCGATGTAACAACAAACCAGCTGGAGAGTCACTACTTAGCTGGTGGTAATGTAGACAGAGTAGTAAATGCATTAATTGCAGCACATCGTGCAAATATTAATCTGTCATTTGAACGTGGAGCAGCAATTGACCTTGCTGGAAGAAATGTATTAGAAGCCGTTCAAATGAGCGTTAACCCGAAAGTAATTGAAACACCATTTATTGCAGGTATTGCGATGGATGGTATCGAGGTTAAAGCATTAGCGAGAATCACAGTACGTGCAAACATCGACAGACTCGTTGGGGGTGCTGGAGAAGAAACAGTTATCGCACGTGTTGGTGAAGGGGTAGTAAGTACAATTGGTAGCTCTAAAACACATAAACAAGTATTAGAAAATCCAGATTCTATTTCACATACTGTTCTATCTAAAGGACTAGATTCTGGTACAGCTTTTGAAATTTTATCTATTGATATTGCTGATGTGGACATCGGTAAAAACATCGGTGCGATTCTACAAACAGATCAAGCACAAGCTGATAAGAACATTGCACAAGCTAAAGCAGAAGAAAGAAGAGCAATGGCTGTTGCATTAGAACAAGAAATGTCTGCACGAGTAGAAGAAATGCGCGCACATGTTGTGGAAGCAGAAGCAGAAGTACCAAGAGCGCTTGCCGAAGCATTACGTTCTGGGAAATTAGGTGTTATGGATTATATGAATTACCAAAACATTTCTGCTGATACAGATATGCGTAATACAATTGGTAACTTATCAGAAGAAAATCATGACCATAATAAAAATGATGAAAAATAA
- a CDS encoding ABC transporter ATP-binding protein translates to MFTVDSISVRYDQKQAIQDFSFSVNKGEVVSIIGPNGSGKSTLLKAISGFIPYHAGTVEIAGKNLKSMKSKQISQSLCMLSQKNQAPYDMTVEDLVSYGRMPHKRWFERFNDEDREIITWALEKTNLRSFKDRAVASLSGGESQRAWIAMALAQRPKILLLDEPTTYLDIAHQHEVLELVSELNQTENMTVLMVLHDLNQASQYSDRVIVVQSGEREMVGTPIEVMTEEMIRKVYHMNSEIQYISTEKKPRIHLLRKAK, encoded by the coding sequence ATGTTTACAGTTGATTCGATATCGGTTCGTTATGATCAAAAGCAAGCAATACAGGATTTTTCTTTTTCGGTGAATAAAGGAGAAGTAGTGTCCATTATCGGCCCAAATGGATCAGGAAAATCAACTTTATTAAAAGCAATTTCGGGTTTCATTCCTTATCATGCTGGAACAGTAGAAATTGCTGGGAAAAACTTAAAATCAATGAAATCAAAGCAGATATCTCAATCCTTATGCATGCTTAGTCAAAAAAACCAAGCACCATATGATATGACTGTTGAAGATCTTGTTTCATACGGAAGGATGCCACATAAACGTTGGTTTGAGCGATTTAATGATGAAGATAGAGAGATCATTACATGGGCATTGGAAAAAACGAATCTCAGATCTTTTAAAGATAGAGCTGTTGCGTCCTTATCAGGTGGAGAATCACAGAGAGCGTGGATTGCAATGGCGTTGGCTCAACGACCTAAAATTCTTTTGCTTGATGAACCAACAACTTATTTAGATATCGCACATCAGCATGAAGTATTAGAACTAGTCAGTGAACTAAATCAAACAGAAAATATGACAGTATTAATGGTGCTTCATGACCTAAATCAAGCTTCACAATACAGTGATCGTGTGATTGTTGTTCAATCAGGTGAAAGGGAAATGGTTGGAACGCCAATCGAAGTAATGACAGAGGAAATGATTCGTAAGGTTTATCATATGAACTCGGAAATTCAGTACATCTCTACAGAGAAGAAACCACGAATTCATTTATTAAGAAAAGCAAAATAA
- the deoC gene encoding deoxyribose-phosphate aldolase yields the protein MNKSLAKYIDHTLLKPDADQRAIDKLLTEALNYEFASVCVNPLWVSYCHEKLKDSPVEVCTVIGFPLGASVSTVKAYETKQAIEDGATEVDMVINISALKNKKDQLVADDIAAVVNVAKENKVLTKVIIETCLLTDEEKVRACEIAKASGADFVKTSTGFSSGGATISDVELMRNTVGPSLGVKASGGVKNNEQAKAMIKAGATRIGASASVTIVQE from the coding sequence ATGAATAAGTCTTTAGCAAAATATATTGATCATACATTATTAAAACCCGATGCGGATCAACGGGCAATAGATAAGCTATTAACAGAAGCATTAAATTATGAATTCGCTTCTGTTTGTGTGAATCCATTATGGGTCTCTTACTGTCATGAAAAATTAAAGGATTCTCCTGTTGAAGTATGCACAGTTATTGGCTTTCCATTAGGTGCATCTGTGTCAACGGTGAAAGCATATGAAACAAAACAAGCCATTGAAGATGGTGCAACAGAAGTAGATATGGTGATTAATATTAGTGCACTGAAAAATAAAAAAGATCAGCTTGTAGCAGACGATATCGCAGCAGTAGTAAATGTAGCTAAAGAAAATAAAGTCCTTACAAAAGTAATTATTGAGACTTGCTTATTAACAGATGAAGAGAAAGTAAGAGCTTGTGAGATTGCTAAAGCGTCAGGTGCAGATTTTGTCAAAACATCGACTGGTTTTAGTTCGGGTGGAGCAACGATTTCAGATGTTGAATTGATGCGTAATACAGTTGGCCCGAGCCTAGGTGTTAAAGCGTCTGGAGGAGTAAAAAATAATGAGCAAGCAAAAGCCATGATAAAAGCTGGAGCTACTCGTATTGGTGCAAGTGCTAGTGTAACGATTGTTCAAGAATAA
- the rpsU gene encoding 30S ribosomal protein S21 codes for MSNTTRIRKNESIENAIRRFKRTVSKSGTLQEYRKREYYEKPSVRRKKKSEAARKRKF; via the coding sequence ATGTCAAATACTACTCGCATTCGTAAAAACGAATCTATTGAAAATGCTATTCGTCGTTTTAAGCGTACTGTATCCAAAAGCGGAACATTACAAGAATACCGTAAGCGCGAATATTATGAAAAGCCTAGTGTGCGTCGTAAGAAAAAATCTGAGGCTGCTCGTAAACGTAAATTTTAA